One uncultured Pseudodesulfovibrio sp. genomic window carries:
- a CDS encoding TadE family protein, which yields MRKRDERRKGLAAVEFALLLPVIALLVLLMVQGGNAMHTYSSLVEASREGARRVLMEGEDADVEALVAAVVADLDPDKLTTNVTTDPDAKTVTVEVSYVYDLFGSSSGQEDDSPSLLHNDKSFTLVAQTTMPLP from the coding sequence ATGAGAAAGAGAGACGAAAGACGCAAGGGGCTGGCCGCAGTGGAGTTCGCCCTGCTGCTCCCCGTCATAGCGCTTTTGGTCCTGCTGATGGTGCAGGGCGGCAACGCCATGCACACATACTCCTCCCTGGTGGAAGCCAGCCGCGAAGGAGCCCGCCGTGTGCTCATGGAGGGCGAGGACGCCGACGTGGAGGCCCTGGTGGCCGCCGTGGTCGCCGACCTCGACCCCGACAAGCTGACCACCAACGTGACCACCGACCCCGACGCCAAAACCGTCACAGTAGAGGTTTCCTATGTTTACGATTTATTCGGATCATCGAGCGGACAGGAAGACGACAGCCCAAGCCTGTTGCACAACGACAAGTCCTTTACGCTCGTCGCGCAGACGACCATGCCCCTCCCCTAG